Proteins encoded in a region of the Paenibacillus sp. E222 genome:
- a CDS encoding transcription initiation factor TFIID has product MEFSSNNALKRNLEKYAAQYAAEQERQGSLGDGRSSIHYPALFLFVGDQVAPAVSAVQEINRLKWDNGEGVVYVQIGTENQEDARHREHDPVQPKKYSAGAHSGYARVNGLSDARNGSTSDEGQVTRHVLPLSTIQTDRPSKTLRKDVHRSFHDSDQALFGLNRTLRRVSNRIAEYGRLYSSFDRIYVTVVTRADDPLNVLLPELTKLTETILAQSFKSVQTDLHVLVSEMEQVDSFGYASAAGLAFLRELDYMQGLDYTFSGNLLVTEDGISIPVVHPASPLFDLVYILSDKNERGTGVPGGWIENAEIICRICLLKNRKQDGDSSGSVLSTGANTYNNTSFKNNIRTTSDQHGYASAGFAEIRRPNKPIALAVLYHLYRYLLERMRQEPEWSIKDKLAFFGLDGASVERKVEGILPDEDLVSGMSGIMTHNVSFTDLKPLSLREAERALFGHGAEAYYRDNVVRLAEERVRQRSTEGSLRRKAEQSRTEHPEVGYFQWAAWSDNGFGSVREALLGLIRDKSVQLESARALLEQRQQERVEDQSFKRAFFRDKQNVRNLIDCLLERVYVPKVELLRLENELQLLRVYDTEMEQLHTFSRSVTETLATLERVLRETAVESIAAADEYIGQNVMEYYGKVTEALIADLEAKRGRDVWFEDRYMGDMNQLATEGNERLLQRLMEVCHVMLLTAEPLRVPFEEELLLRANVTITYGDKNVLTRDDLFRRLYRTLEEQAVVRVRVFDYTQEHRYEEKYFFGDHHSAFMDYAAHAEETSRIYKLGVVYEERSSGVEKLNLMGGFHLEDLMVYRNGRLYYDSYTENGYELHPSGLAEKLSPMR; this is encoded by the coding sequence ATGGAGTTCAGCTCGAACAATGCTCTGAAACGCAATCTGGAGAAGTATGCAGCACAGTATGCAGCAGAGCAGGAGCGTCAAGGCAGCCTGGGTGATGGTCGCAGCAGCATCCATTACCCCGCGTTGTTCCTGTTTGTGGGTGACCAGGTCGCTCCGGCAGTGTCTGCTGTCCAGGAAATCAACCGGCTGAAGTGGGATAACGGAGAAGGTGTAGTCTATGTACAGATTGGGACGGAAAATCAGGAAGATGCCCGTCATCGTGAGCATGACCCCGTGCAACCGAAGAAATACAGCGCTGGTGCTCATTCAGGATATGCACGTGTTAACGGCTTGAGTGATGCAAGGAATGGCAGCACTTCCGATGAGGGTCAGGTGACACGTCACGTGCTTCCCTTGTCCACCATACAGACAGATCGACCTTCCAAAACGCTTCGCAAGGACGTACATCGCAGTTTCCACGATTCAGATCAGGCACTCTTTGGTCTGAATCGTACCTTGCGGCGGGTGAGTAATCGTATTGCCGAATACGGACGCCTATATTCATCGTTCGATCGAATCTACGTGACTGTCGTGACCAGGGCAGATGATCCGTTGAATGTATTGTTGCCGGAGCTTACCAAGCTGACCGAAACAATATTGGCTCAATCCTTCAAGTCGGTACAGACCGATTTGCATGTGCTGGTCAGCGAGATGGAGCAGGTCGATTCCTTCGGTTATGCAAGCGCGGCGGGACTCGCTTTTCTGCGGGAATTGGATTACATGCAGGGGCTGGACTATACGTTCAGTGGCAATCTGTTGGTTACGGAGGACGGCATCTCCATTCCGGTTGTACATCCCGCTTCTCCGTTATTTGATCTCGTATATATTTTGTCAGACAAGAATGAGCGGGGAACTGGCGTACCCGGCGGGTGGATCGAAAATGCCGAGATCATCTGCCGAATCTGTCTGCTCAAGAACCGGAAGCAGGATGGGGATAGCTCTGGTTCCGTATTGAGCACAGGGGCCAACACGTATAACAATACGTCGTTCAAAAATAACATCCGTACGACCTCGGATCAGCATGGTTATGCCAGTGCAGGTTTTGCCGAGATTAGACGGCCGAACAAACCCATTGCACTCGCGGTGTTGTACCATCTGTATCGTTATTTGCTTGAACGGATGCGGCAGGAACCCGAGTGGAGCATCAAGGACAAGCTTGCCTTTTTCGGACTGGATGGAGCTTCGGTAGAGCGCAAAGTGGAAGGGATTCTTCCTGATGAGGATCTGGTGAGCGGTATGAGCGGCATTATGACGCATAACGTCAGCTTCACCGATCTGAAGCCGCTCTCGCTGCGTGAAGCGGAGAGAGCACTGTTCGGGCATGGGGCAGAGGCGTACTACCGTGATAACGTGGTCCGTCTTGCCGAGGAACGAGTACGCCAGCGCAGCACAGAAGGCTCCCTTCGTCGTAAGGCCGAGCAATCGCGCACGGAGCATCCTGAGGTTGGCTATTTTCAATGGGCCGCCTGGAGTGACAATGGGTTCGGCAGTGTGCGTGAGGCATTGCTTGGATTGATTCGTGATAAATCGGTGCAGCTTGAATCCGCACGGGCCTTACTGGAGCAGCGTCAGCAGGAGCGGGTAGAGGATCAGTCGTTCAAACGTGCCTTCTTCCGTGACAAACAGAACGTGCGCAATTTAATCGATTGTTTGCTGGAACGCGTGTATGTGCCCAAAGTTGAATTGTTGCGTCTTGAGAATGAATTGCAGCTGCTTCGTGTCTACGACACAGAGATGGAACAACTGCATACGTTCAGCCGCAGTGTAACGGAGACACTGGCAACGTTGGAACGTGTTTTACGTGAGACAGCGGTAGAGAGCATAGCGGCTGCAGATGAATATATCGGTCAGAACGTAATGGAGTACTACGGCAAAGTGACGGAAGCGTTGATCGCAGATTTGGAGGCGAAGCGTGGACGGGATGTCTGGTTCGAGGACCGCTATATGGGGGATATGAACCAGCTTGCCACAGAAGGAAACGAGCGGCTCCTGCAACGTCTGATGGAAGTATGTCATGTGATGCTGCTTACAGCAGAACCGCTCCGGGTACCTTTTGAGGAAGAATTGCTGTTACGAGCGAATGTTACCATTACCTATGGAGACAAAAATGTACTGACCCGTGATGATCTGTTCCGCCGATTGTATCGCACACTAGAGGAGCAGGCGGTCGTTCGGGTAAGAGTATTCGACTATACGCAGGAACATCGTTATGAAGAAAAATATTTCTTTGGTGATCACCATAGTGCCTTCATGGACTACGCGGCGCATGCCGAAGAAACGTCACGGATCTATAAGCTGGGTGTGGTATACGAAGAACGAAGCAGTGGTGTGGAGAAGCTGAATCTGATGGGGGGCTTCCATCTGGAAGACCTGATGGTGTATCGCAATGGTCGGTTGTATTACGATTCGTATACGGAGAATGGTTATGAACTCCATCCGTCCGGTCTGGCCGAGAAGCTGTCACCCATGCGTTAA
- a CDS encoding VWA domain-containing protein, which yields MLRTSKIRWLSGTLVLLAFLTLLLPQALLPHAAAAQAQTSGIDAVLVADVSNSMNTSDRDKISNEAMKMFIDMLPVQGDKVGIVAYTDQVEREKALLEIQSDADKSSLKDFIDQLGRGPYTDISVGVAEAVNVLNHGADASHSPMIVLLADGNNDFNKTKGRTQSQSDADLAKAVKEAQDQGIPVYTIGLNADGKLNKDALADLAQQTGGKSFITDTPDDLPQILSEIFADHAKLNVVKLPSITGNGSYQEVTVNVPNDSVLEANISIMSSKQVQIELTDPSGKAVALNSDTAKLSTSKSYSLVKLLKPQEGDWKLRVKGAPKDSIDINLLFNYDLQLVVDPIKTKSYTKGDKVDLTAKLENGGQPLQDNDLYADMKATLVVNDQDTGKSTEQPLENTGTGFAGTFEVPDNHNYELVIRAEEDSFYRESAPIMINAGGAAGSGTQPTTPAGEQDKPFPWIPVILGVIALIVVAVGVWFLLGWLKRKNRGFVGQMVVEIRDENTGDKSYPQYKKLTSFRGRFHLHQLLQLDPELKETEKYVFTPSNGDRIIIRNTAGGTLEKSGRAVDASSGVELKNGDRLSIPLQQADKTILIEYLV from the coding sequence ATGCTGCGGACAAGCAAAATACGCTGGCTCAGCGGAACTCTGGTTCTGCTGGCATTTCTAACGCTGCTGCTACCTCAGGCGTTGCTGCCACATGCTGCAGCGGCTCAGGCACAGACAAGCGGAATCGATGCGGTACTTGTAGCCGATGTCAGTAATTCAATGAATACAAGTGACCGTGACAAGATCAGCAATGAAGCCATGAAAATGTTTATTGATATGCTGCCGGTCCAGGGGGACAAGGTAGGGATTGTTGCTTACACCGATCAGGTGGAGCGGGAAAAGGCATTGCTGGAGATTCAGTCCGATGCGGACAAGAGCAGCCTGAAAGATTTTATAGATCAGCTCGGCCGAGGGCCATATACCGATATCTCTGTCGGGGTGGCTGAAGCGGTGAATGTGCTGAACCATGGAGCAGACGCATCTCACTCGCCAATGATCGTGCTGCTGGCTGACGGCAACAACGATTTTAACAAAACTAAAGGTCGCACCCAGTCTCAGTCCGATGCGGATTTGGCAAAGGCCGTCAAGGAAGCACAAGATCAGGGGATTCCCGTCTATACGATTGGACTGAACGCAGACGGCAAACTGAACAAGGACGCACTTGCAGATCTGGCTCAGCAGACCGGAGGCAAGTCCTTTATCACAGATACACCGGATGATCTGCCACAGATTCTGAGTGAGATTTTCGCCGATCATGCCAAACTGAATGTCGTGAAGCTGCCCTCCATTACAGGAAACGGCAGTTATCAGGAAGTTACCGTGAACGTACCGAACGACAGTGTACTTGAAGCCAACATCTCGATTATGTCTTCAAAGCAAGTCCAGATTGAATTAACCGATCCTTCCGGCAAGGCCGTAGCCTTGAACTCTGACACTGCCAAGCTCTCGACTTCAAAGAGTTATTCCTTGGTGAAGCTGCTCAAGCCCCAGGAAGGCGACTGGAAACTTCGGGTAAAAGGGGCTCCGAAAGACAGCATCGATATCAACCTGTTGTTCAACTATGATCTCCAGCTCGTCGTGGACCCAATTAAGACCAAGTCCTATACGAAGGGTGACAAAGTCGATCTGACTGCCAAGCTGGAGAATGGGGGACAACCGCTGCAGGATAATGACCTGTATGCCGATATGAAGGCGACATTGGTCGTAAACGATCAGGATACAGGTAAAAGCACAGAACAGCCGCTTGAAAACACGGGTACCGGGTTCGCCGGAACGTTTGAAGTGCCGGACAACCATAACTACGAGCTTGTTATCCGTGCAGAAGAAGACAGCTTCTACCGGGAAAGTGCTCCAATTATGATCAATGCGGGCGGAGCAGCTGGTAGCGGAACTCAGCCAACGACGCCTGCGGGCGAGCAGGACAAGCCATTTCCATGGATACCTGTTATTTTGGGCGTGATCGCATTGATCGTGGTAGCTGTGGGTGTCTGGTTCCTGCTAGGCTGGTTGAAACGCAAAAACCGTGGATTTGTCGGACAGATGGTTGTCGAAATTCGTGATGAGAATACCGGGGACAAGTCGTACCCGCAATATAAAAAGCTGACATCCTTCCGGGGCAGATTCCATCTGCACCAGCTGTTACAGCTGGACCCTGAATTGAAGGAAACCGAGAAATATGTATTTACGCCCAGCAATGGGGATCGAATTATAATCCGCAACACTGCAGGTGGAACGCTGGAGAAATCCGGCCGTGCCGTTGATGCAAGCTCAGGCGTTGAACTGAAGAACGGTGACCGACTGAGCATCCCGCTGCAACAGGCGGACAAAACGATTTTGATCGAGTACTTGGTCTGA
- a CDS encoding ABC transporter ATP-binding protein: protein MFRLETSKLDIAYEERLIVDNLNIQIPQGKITALVGANGSGKSTILKTMARIMNPKAGSVLLDGKSIHKQSTREVAKQLAILPQNPTAPEGLTVTELVSYGRFPYQKGFGSMRAEDKRMIEWAIEVTGMTEFHDRPIDQLSGGQRQRAWIAMALAQETDILFLDEPTTFLDMAHQLEVLQLLEQLNATANRTIVMVVHDLNHASRYAHHMIGIKKGKAIATGSPVEVMNSDVLREVFNIEADIVIDPRSGVPLCLPYALAGERQQPAPPEQVVMNSAMVHAGARTEQRVRHATGI from the coding sequence ATGTTTCGTCTGGAGACGTCCAAGTTGGATATCGCTTATGAGGAAAGACTGATTGTTGATAATCTGAATATTCAAATTCCCCAAGGAAAAATTACAGCACTTGTTGGAGCCAATGGTTCAGGGAAGTCTACGATCCTGAAAACGATGGCACGGATCATGAATCCAAAAGCAGGTAGTGTATTGCTCGACGGGAAGTCCATCCATAAGCAGTCCACGCGTGAAGTAGCCAAGCAGCTTGCGATTTTGCCACAAAATCCAACAGCGCCCGAAGGACTTACCGTAACCGAACTGGTGTCCTACGGACGTTTCCCTTATCAAAAAGGTTTTGGATCAATGCGTGCTGAAGACAAACGCATGATTGAGTGGGCTATTGAAGTGACAGGCATGACGGAGTTCCATGATCGTCCAATCGATCAACTGTCCGGTGGACAGCGTCAGCGTGCCTGGATCGCCATGGCTCTTGCACAGGAGACAGACATTCTGTTCCTGGACGAGCCGACAACGTTCCTGGATATGGCTCACCAGCTTGAAGTACTGCAATTGCTGGAGCAGCTGAACGCCACAGCAAACCGTACGATCGTAATGGTTGTGCATGACTTGAACCATGCTTCCCGTTATGCGCATCACATGATCGGTATCAAAAAAGGTAAAGCCATCGCTACAGGTTCACCTGTAGAGGTTATGAACTCCGATGTGCTTCGCGAAGTATTTAACATTGAAGCTGATATCGTGATTGATCCACGTTCCGGTGTACCGCTCTGCTTGCCTTACGCCCTTGCGGGTGAACGTCAGCAACCAGCACCTCCAGAACAAGTGGTCATGAACAGTGCAATGGTTCATGCTGGAGCACGGACAGAGCAACGCGTTCGTCACGCGACAGGAATTTAA
- a CDS encoding beta-mannanase, with translation MRFMDADPSAPLIRRLTLAVDESQCTLRWLWPESVEAVYVERLELDMMGDDRTGEQAAQGKLKLYTKEEYKASNGYMDRITGFGAIRYTVYVCQMEEDGPVLVRQRDGDNTVVASAGKADIRFSIRYKSGFFQKRKSVLMTVTTEAPVPKEALCYVRKQGGVPLNKEDGTVYPFVSDFAPGRNEMPPVEVAKDDYVRLFFTDGPKYGAAYRLISD, from the coding sequence ATGCGTTTTATGGATGCAGACCCTTCAGCGCCCCTGATTCGCAGACTGACACTTGCAGTGGACGAGAGCCAGTGTACACTTCGCTGGCTCTGGCCAGAGAGCGTGGAAGCTGTATATGTTGAACGGCTGGAGCTCGATATGATGGGTGATGATCGTACCGGGGAACAGGCTGCACAGGGCAAGCTGAAGTTATACACAAAAGAAGAATATAAGGCGAGCAATGGATATATGGATCGAATCACGGGTTTTGGTGCCATCCGTTATACAGTGTATGTGTGTCAGATGGAGGAGGACGGGCCAGTTCTGGTGCGTCAGCGTGATGGGGACAACACGGTCGTTGCCAGTGCAGGCAAGGCGGATATTCGCTTTTCGATCCGGTACAAGAGCGGTTTTTTTCAGAAACGAAAAAGTGTACTGATGACCGTCACAACGGAAGCACCTGTTCCGAAGGAAGCGCTCTGTTATGTCCGCAAGCAAGGCGGGGTTCCGTTGAATAAGGAAGATGGCACGGTGTACCCTTTTGTGAGTGATTTTGCTCCCGGGAGAAATGAGATGCCGCCCGTCGAGGTCGCCAAGGACGATTACGTAAGGTTGTTCTTCACGGATGGACCGAAATATGGAGCCGCCTATCGGCTTATATCAGACTAG
- a CDS encoding tubulin-like doman-containing protein, producing MKPIVREHIQQLDVSLGGGIVSEKIRVDTIDNPILIIGLGGTGIDALLRLKYQINRRFKLPQDPVSKKKMDKPSNVEFLAFETNEQDRAKKYKGIGLDPINEFVLLSNAEIGGLLQNRSVLEPYITDWLSPELSITDGMNGAAGVRQAGRLLLFTKINQVVQAIDKKIKTLSVGTNKKLMVFLLTGLSGGTGSGCFLDISYIVRGIIERDHGSAGIDRVNTLGYLFTPDVNLSNKSLSEHTREYIRKNGYAALKELDYWMNVDSRGERFSQKYGNILTVNSPLPPFNLCHLISATNTEGKLLENAYDYCMNVTAENITNFMASEEKQSGEEFAIHDYISNIRTNIAQMNKAYPANYDYNIIGASSAVLPIEEMTTYLAYRMFDKMNTMFSKAPNQEDTEKFARKLGIDLESVVKSFEARVPEPLPGYQNSERLSYGNVVKSQVVNMDTELEQNFLARAREEYIKAKKQLPGEIAGQFTEQIRRMFLHPEQGPFYVSRLIYTEKGFCVLKMIQSYIETLRENAFRIPRDIEAAQEQSEEKLGDAKSAFVSKEKKKNAYIEAKIHEYWLHADVERNDQMIEFYEDLYELLNQENSRIYNVFTETLNALSSIFSKNGDILTRGEEQSDHKGNKTYYWNVVSVPDIVSVVDGLLDKRDTDDLIRDFSRELLENSSQWVKENEIDIVSSISDFLTEKFGDLITRSMEDFLVIKYGQDESVEKFVERFIAGKLDDEAVPVFNLSNSTGSLHFPSWGFVSVPAQAPGILRGIRNYQNNAVGKSHFTVKESEVRNRIFWLNTRNGVPLFVYTPLKVYEESYERTILDKEGIGRHLVQTEKNNWTYLPSPIPEKSWGDVYENARVKQYNARVRTEFEQALGYNIVTAKSIDENTSNRYAIVTTETFDLSAKLGAYDMRLTSTTPNLGEVKRAVMELKRLQSEGLPRVSVKDIFGSINEDMAKENLVRSPQLIARVREELAKMNAISAKVAELEGILAQHQDEEQWYDRFIEALYTDTIVKKGALYVYDRDPEEDAWEPFANLMKSRNFAEYEVFGNFRGLAEKDRSTLLRKASRRDNDLTASEDITPLLTKLDDLAALFMESRDRLEYERVELANGEDIYQFYRTMSSKLNDIRRRLK from the coding sequence ATGAAACCGATTGTTAGAGAACATATTCAGCAACTGGATGTATCGCTTGGCGGAGGGATTGTCAGTGAGAAAATCAGAGTCGATACAATTGATAACCCGATTCTGATTATCGGTCTTGGAGGAACAGGTATTGATGCGCTGTTGCGTCTTAAATACCAGATTAACCGACGTTTCAAGCTGCCGCAGGACCCGGTATCTAAGAAAAAAATGGACAAACCGTCAAACGTGGAGTTTCTTGCTTTTGAAACGAATGAACAGGATCGCGCCAAAAAGTATAAAGGCATCGGACTTGATCCAATTAATGAATTCGTATTGCTGTCCAATGCCGAGATTGGGGGACTGCTTCAGAACCGCAGCGTATTGGAGCCGTACATTACGGACTGGCTGTCTCCGGAGCTGAGCATCACCGATGGCATGAACGGAGCCGCAGGGGTGCGTCAGGCTGGACGTCTGCTGCTGTTTACGAAGATTAACCAGGTCGTACAGGCGATCGACAAAAAGATCAAAACATTATCTGTAGGCACCAACAAAAAACTGATGGTGTTCCTGCTGACAGGTCTTTCCGGCGGTACAGGCAGTGGTTGTTTCCTCGATATCTCCTATATCGTGCGCGGGATTATCGAACGTGATCACGGCTCTGCCGGGATTGACCGCGTGAATACGCTTGGTTATCTGTTCACCCCAGACGTGAATCTGTCCAACAAAAGCTTGAGTGAACACACTCGTGAATATATCCGCAAGAATGGATACGCTGCGCTCAAGGAATTGGATTACTGGATGAACGTGGATAGCCGGGGAGAGCGTTTCTCTCAGAAATACGGCAATATTCTGACCGTAAATTCACCGCTGCCGCCTTTCAACCTGTGTCATCTGATTTCCGCAACCAACACGGAAGGCAAACTGCTGGAGAACGCCTATGATTACTGCATGAACGTCACCGCCGAGAACATCACTAACTTTATGGCGAGTGAGGAAAAGCAATCCGGCGAGGAGTTTGCCATCCACGATTATATTAGCAACATTCGCACGAACATTGCACAGATGAACAAAGCCTATCCGGCCAACTATGATTACAACATTATCGGTGCATCCTCAGCGGTACTGCCGATTGAAGAAATGACGACTTATCTGGCTTACCGCATGTTCGACAAAATGAACACCATGTTCTCCAAAGCGCCAAACCAGGAGGATACCGAGAAATTTGCCCGCAAGCTCGGCATTGATCTCGAAAGTGTGGTCAAGTCCTTTGAAGCCCGTGTGCCGGAGCCGCTCCCAGGTTATCAGAACAGCGAGCGTCTGTCCTATGGCAATGTGGTGAAATCACAGGTTGTGAACATGGATACCGAATTGGAGCAGAACTTCCTGGCTCGTGCCCGTGAGGAATATATCAAGGCGAAGAAACAGCTGCCGGGTGAGATTGCGGGTCAGTTCACCGAACAGATCCGCCGTATGTTTTTGCATCCTGAACAGGGTCCGTTCTATGTCTCCCGTCTGATCTACACGGAAAAAGGCTTCTGTGTACTGAAGATGATTCAGTCGTACATTGAAACCCTGCGTGAGAATGCCTTCCGCATTCCACGTGACATTGAGGCCGCTCAGGAGCAGTCCGAAGAGAAGCTGGGCGATGCGAAGAGTGCGTTTGTCTCCAAAGAGAAGAAGAAGAATGCTTATATTGAAGCAAAAATTCATGAGTACTGGCTGCATGCCGATGTGGAACGCAACGATCAGATGATCGAGTTCTACGAGGACCTGTACGAATTGCTGAACCAGGAGAACAGCCGCATTTATAACGTATTTACCGAAACGCTGAACGCACTCAGCTCGATCTTCTCCAAAAACGGGGATATCCTTACACGCGGCGAAGAACAGTCCGATCATAAAGGCAACAAAACGTATTACTGGAACGTTGTAAGTGTGCCGGATATCGTCAGTGTGGTGGATGGACTGCTGGACAAGCGCGATACGGATGACCTGATCCGCGACTTCTCGCGTGAATTGCTGGAGAACTCCAGCCAGTGGGTGAAAGAGAATGAGATCGATATCGTCAGCTCCATCTCTGATTTCCTGACCGAGAAGTTCGGAGATCTGATTACCCGCTCGATGGAGGACTTCCTGGTTATCAAATATGGACAGGACGAGTCGGTCGAGAAATTCGTGGAACGCTTCATTGCAGGCAAACTGGATGATGAGGCCGTTCCGGTGTTCAATCTGAGCAACAGCACAGGCAGTCTGCATTTCCCATCCTGGGGATTCGTATCTGTGCCGGCACAGGCGCCGGGCATTCTGAGAGGGATTCGCAATTATCAGAATAATGCGGTGGGCAAATCTCATTTTACCGTTAAGGAAAGTGAAGTGCGCAACCGGATCTTCTGGCTGAACACTCGCAACGGGGTACCATTGTTTGTGTACACACCACTCAAAGTATATGAGGAAAGTTATGAACGTACCATTTTGGACAAAGAAGGTATCGGACGCCATCTGGTGCAAACCGAAAAGAATAACTGGACCTATCTGCCGTCGCCAATTCCAGAAAAGTCATGGGGAGATGTGTACGAGAACGCCCGGGTGAAGCAGTACAACGCCCGTGTACGTACCGAATTCGAGCAGGCGCTTGGATACAACATTGTGACAGCCAAATCCATTGATGAGAATACAAGCAACCGCTATGCAATTGTGACAACAGAAACGTTTGACCTGTCTGCGAAGCTGGGTGCCTACGACATGCGCCTGACGTCCACCACGCCGAACCTGGGTGAAGTGAAGCGGGCAGTCATGGAATTGAAACGCCTGCAATCCGAAGGATTGCCACGGGTGTCGGTGAAGGACATTTTCGGAAGTATTAATGAAGATATGGCCAAAGAAAACCTGGTGCGTTCCCCGCAGCTGATCGCGCGGGTACGTGAAGAACTGGCGAAGATGAACGCCATCTCGGCCAAAGTCGCCGAGCTGGAAGGCATTCTCGCCCAGCATCAGGACGAGGAGCAGTGGTATGACCGCTTCATCGAAGCACTCTACACGGATACCATCGTGAAGAAGGGTGCGCTGTACGTCTATGACCGTGATCCGGAAGAAGATGCATGGGAGCCGTTTGCGAACCTGATGAAGAGCCGTAACTTTGCTGAATATGAAGTGTTTGGCAACTTCCGTGGATTGGCAGAGAAGGATCGCAGCACATTGCTGCGCAAAGCGTCCCGCCGTGATAACGACCTCACCGCTTCCGAAGATATCACGCCACTGCTTACGAAATTGGATGATCTGGCTGCATTGTTCATGGAGTCCCGTGATCGTCTGGAATACGAGCGAGTGGAACTGGCGAACGGGGAAGACATCTACCAGTTCTACAGAACGATGTCATCGAAACTGAATGACATTCGCAGAAGGCTGAAGTAA
- a CDS encoding VWA domain-containing protein, whose product MQRKINLLLVLFSLIGGAVGFAAGEIMLRQWLGEMPRLLLMGLYFGVLALSVGLFCLLAEMISPKLNGASWKLRYLGLSWKLLVPATLALLFVVGLALQLLYQINPGGVKQVKDIVLMIDNSGSMSETDPDNGRFEAAKTLISQMESDKQVAVITFDDHPELLQPFTPLDSEAAKNEVYSKIDGIVTTSGGTNFDAALREAMEQIKGKQDPKRGTVAILLSDGFSDADTSGILSEYANEQIAVNTVGLSLVDPSGTDLLRHIAQQTGGMYYDVPDSGGLNLAFQQIYDTIDERTLVTERTGMMEHSTYLAIFRVAALLLIGVALGVSLGLVFDNRHLALSFGIGGAVSGLLAGLLLEWGLDGSTVGDTFVRFGAMLILSGVLTLFSWIIPIKENTPRKTRGRRDAGGGTNSVEGFGQRARDSRSKGF is encoded by the coding sequence ATGCAGCGAAAAATCAATCTTCTCCTGGTCCTGTTCAGCCTAATTGGCGGAGCTGTGGGCTTTGCGGCTGGAGAAATCATGCTGCGTCAGTGGCTCGGGGAAATGCCCCGTCTATTGCTGATGGGATTATACTTTGGCGTGTTGGCGCTTAGTGTTGGATTATTCTGTTTACTCGCAGAGATGATCTCGCCAAAGCTGAACGGAGCTTCCTGGAAGCTTCGATATCTAGGACTATCTTGGAAACTGCTTGTTCCAGCAACGCTGGCGCTGTTGTTTGTCGTTGGACTTGCCCTGCAATTGCTGTATCAGATTAACCCAGGCGGTGTGAAACAAGTCAAAGACATCGTACTGATGATTGATAACTCAGGCAGTATGAGTGAGACAGACCCGGATAACGGTCGCTTTGAAGCGGCCAAAACACTGATCAGCCAAATGGAAAGCGACAAACAGGTGGCGGTGATTACCTTTGATGATCACCCCGAGCTGCTTCAGCCGTTCACCCCGTTGGACAGCGAAGCTGCCAAAAATGAGGTGTACAGCAAAATAGACGGCATCGTGACGACCTCGGGCGGAACTAATTTCGATGCAGCACTGCGGGAAGCGATGGAACAGATTAAGGGCAAACAGGACCCGAAACGTGGAACGGTAGCGATCCTGTTATCCGATGGATTCAGTGATGCAGACACATCCGGCATTTTGTCTGAGTATGCGAATGAACAGATTGCCGTCAATACGGTGGGACTGAGTCTGGTGGACCCTTCCGGAACCGACTTGCTGCGTCATATCGCCCAGCAGACGGGCGGTATGTACTATGATGTACCAGATTCCGGTGGACTTAATCTGGCATTCCAGCAAATTTACGATACGATTGATGAACGAACGCTGGTGACCGAACGTACAGGCATGATGGAGCATAGTACGTATCTGGCTATCTTTAGAGTGGCTGCCTTACTGTTGATTGGTGTCGCACTAGGCGTGTCGCTTGGACTGGTATTCGATAACCGTCATCTTGCACTCAGTTTCGGAATTGGGGGTGCCGTGTCTGGTCTATTGGCTGGACTTCTGCTCGAATGGGGTCTGGACGGATCAACAGTTGGTGATACATTTGTGAGATTTGGAGCGATGCTCATCTTATCTGGTGTGTTAACCCTGTTCAGCTGGATCATTCCGATCAAGGAGAATACACCGCGGAAGACGCGTGGGCGCCGCGATGCTGGTGGAGGAACCAATTCGGTGGAAGGATTCGGTCAGCGGGCAAGAGATTCGCGCAGCAAAGGATTTTGA